A part of Larkinella insperata genomic DNA contains:
- the dxs gene encoding 1-deoxy-D-xylulose-5-phosphate synthase — translation MLITPGTLLAKIDTPDDLRNLDQAALPQVCAELRQFIIDNVSVYGGHFGASLGVVELTVALHYVFNTPDDQLIWDVGHQAYGHKILTGRRDVFHTNRFYKGLSGFPKRKESPYDSFGVGHSSTSISAALGMAVASQLQNNPKRHHIAVIGDGAMTAGLAFEGMNHAGATEADLLIILNDNCMSIDPNVGALREYLTDITTSPTYNKVKDEVWNLLGKMSNFGKSAQEIVSKLETGLKASLLKQSNLFESLHLRYFGPIDGHDIDHLVSVMNDLKDIPGPKLLHCLTVKGKGYGPAEKDQTKWHAPGLFDKVTGEIKKKVYATPQPPKYQDVFGHTLVELAEVNEKIVGVTPAMPSGSSMNIMMKAIPDRAFDVGIAEQHAVTFSAGMATQGQVVFCNIYSTFMQRAYDQVIHDVCIQELPVIFCLDRAGFAGADGPTHHGAYDLAFMRCVPNMIVASPMNEQELRNMMFTAQSDTIQNGKQAFTIRYPRGEGMMPNWKTPLEAIEVGKGRKIRDGKGVAILTIGHIGNYAVKACELLEKENIQPAHYDMRFVKPLDEAMLHEIFQRYDSVLTVEDGCLMGGFGSAVIEFMTDHGYMARVKRLGIPDAIIEHGEQIDLHRECGFDPQGIADSVRELIYTGRTVTV, via the coding sequence ATGTTGATCACCCCCGGCACACTACTCGCCAAGATTGACACTCCTGACGACCTTCGTAATCTGGATCAAGCTGCACTTCCGCAGGTCTGCGCTGAACTCCGGCAATTTATTATTGATAACGTCTCGGTCTATGGCGGTCATTTTGGAGCGAGTTTGGGCGTTGTTGAATTGACAGTCGCCCTTCACTATGTTTTTAATACACCGGATGATCAACTGATCTGGGATGTGGGCCACCAGGCTTACGGCCATAAAATTCTGACCGGGCGTCGGGATGTATTTCATACCAACCGGTTTTACAAAGGCTTATCCGGCTTTCCAAAACGCAAGGAAAGTCCCTACGATTCGTTCGGCGTCGGGCACTCGTCAACGTCGATTTCGGCAGCGCTCGGAATGGCAGTTGCGTCGCAGCTCCAGAACAATCCGAAGCGGCATCACATCGCCGTGATCGGCGATGGAGCCATGACGGCCGGCCTGGCGTTTGAGGGCATGAACCACGCCGGAGCCACCGAAGCCGACCTGCTCATTATTCTGAACGATAACTGCATGTCGATCGACCCGAATGTGGGCGCGCTGCGGGAGTACCTGACGGATATTACGACCTCTCCGACCTACAACAAGGTAAAAGACGAAGTCTGGAACTTGCTAGGCAAGATGAGCAACTTCGGCAAGAGTGCACAGGAGATCGTCTCAAAGCTTGAGACGGGCCTGAAGGCGTCGCTGCTGAAGCAAAGTAACCTGTTTGAGTCGCTGCACCTGCGTTATTTTGGCCCGATTGACGGCCACGACATTGATCATCTGGTCAGTGTCATGAACGACCTGAAAGATATTCCCGGCCCCAAACTGCTGCACTGCCTCACGGTAAAAGGCAAAGGATACGGCCCCGCCGAAAAAGACCAGACCAAATGGCACGCGCCGGGCCTGTTTGACAAGGTAACGGGAGAAATTAAAAAGAAAGTATACGCCACTCCGCAACCGCCCAAATACCAGGATGTTTTCGGCCATACGCTGGTTGAACTGGCGGAGGTAAACGAAAAAATTGTGGGCGTCACACCGGCTATGCCGTCGGGTTCGTCGATGAACATCATGATGAAGGCCATTCCGGATCGTGCGTTTGACGTGGGCATCGCCGAACAACATGCCGTGACTTTTTCGGCGGGTATGGCAACGCAGGGACAGGTGGTTTTCTGCAACATCTACTCCACTTTCATGCAGCGGGCTTATGATCAGGTCATCCACGACGTCTGCATCCAGGAGCTGCCGGTTATTTTCTGCCTGGACCGGGCCGGTTTTGCCGGGGCCGACGGACCCACGCACCACGGGGCTTACGATCTGGCTTTTATGCGCTGTGTGCCGAACATGATTGTGGCCAGCCCGATGAACGAGCAGGAACTCCGCAACATGATGTTTACGGCTCAGTCGGATACAATTCAGAACGGAAAGCAGGCTTTTACCATCCGGTATCCGCGGGGGGAAGGCATGATGCCGAACTGGAAAACGCCACTGGAAGCCATTGAAGTGGGTAAAGGACGCAAAATCCGGGATGGAAAAGGAGTTGCCATCCTAACGATTGGCCACATCGGAAACTATGCCGTTAAAGCCTGCGAACTGCTCGAAAAAGAAAACATTCAGCCCGCTCACTACGACATGCGCTTTGTGAAGCCGCTCGATGAGGCCATGCTGCACGAAATTTTTCAGCGGTATGACAGTGTACTGACCGTTGAGGACGGTTGTTTGATGGGCGGCTTTGGTAGCGCGGTCATTGAATTCATGACCGATCACGGTTACATGGCCCGCGTGAAGCGGCTGGGCATTCCGGATGCGATCATTGAGCACGGCGAACAGATTGACCTTCACCGGGAATGTGGCTTTGACCCACAGGGTATTGCCGATTCCGTTCGGGAGCTGATTTATACCGGACGGACTGTGACGGTTTAA
- a CDS encoding rhomboid family intramembrane serine protease produces the protein MSGLLDDFRNEFNKPNNTLVQLILINTIVFLLLLILKVVVMLAVIPGVYEAVITQLRIPASLGAFITKPWTLITYFFTHEDVFHILFNMLFLYWFGRLVDEYLGNRRLVALYMLGGITGGLAYIAIYNLLPYFHGQVASAEMLGASAAAFAVAVGASTLLPNYTFHLLFFGPVRIKYIAFFYIVLSLARSIGPNAGGELSHLGGALVGFLFIKMLQNGTDLGQPIYWIMDGWQSLFRKKPPVKVSYRQRSTSVSTGSYVASSSSSGVAMPDQDEIDAILDKISRSGYESLTREEKQKLFRASQRG, from the coding sequence ATGAGTGGACTGTTAGATGACTTCCGGAATGAATTCAACAAGCCCAACAATACGTTGGTGCAGTTGATTCTGATTAATACCATTGTTTTTCTGCTGCTTCTGATTCTGAAAGTCGTTGTGATGCTGGCAGTTATTCCAGGAGTGTATGAAGCTGTAATTACCCAACTGCGGATACCGGCGTCACTTGGTGCTTTTATTACAAAGCCGTGGACGTTAATTACGTACTTCTTTACGCACGAAGACGTATTTCATATTCTGTTCAACATGCTGTTTCTGTACTGGTTCGGGCGACTGGTCGACGAGTATCTGGGCAACCGGCGGCTTGTGGCGCTGTACATGCTGGGCGGTATTACGGGTGGCTTAGCCTACATTGCGATTTATAACCTGCTGCCGTATTTTCACGGGCAGGTAGCCAGTGCAGAAATGCTGGGCGCTTCGGCGGCTGCTTTCGCAGTGGCGGTTGGGGCTTCTACGCTGCTGCCGAATTATACGTTTCATTTGCTGTTTTTTGGACCCGTGCGGATCAAATACATAGCGTTCTTTTACATTGTACTGTCATTGGCCCGCTCAATCGGTCCCAATGCCGGGGGCGAGCTTTCCCACCTGGGGGGCGCTCTGGTTGGCTTTCTGTTTATCAAAATGCTTCAGAACGGTACGGATCTGGGCCAACCGATCTACTGGATTATGGACGGCTGGCAGAGCCTGTTCCGGAAAAAACCACCGGTTAAAGTTTCGTACCGCCAGCGGAGTACCAGCGTGAGCACCGGATCGTACGTGGCTTCATCTTCGTCTTCGGGGGTTGCCATGCCGGATCAGGACGAAATCGACGCCATTCTGGATAAAATCTCTCGTTCCGGTTACGAAAGCCTGACCCGGGAGGAAAAACAGAAGTTGTTCCGGGCAAGTCAGCGGGGATAA
- a CDS encoding rhomboid family intramembrane serine protease yields the protein MLTPVVRTILLLNIGLYLITASGIDLIGRFGLYSFLSPAFAPHQLLTHMFLHAGFAHIFSNMLGLFFFGPMLERVWGNKRFTIFYLVTGVGAGLLFSGINYFEASQLRDAVVAFQSNPSPESLEFFLSDHGLVSQFDNFLKVYEESPSDPAYIRGAIQLVNAYYERQLAVPMVGASGAIFGILMAFGLLFPNTELFLLFPPIPIKAKYLVTFYGAYELYSGIHRAQSDNVAHFAHIGGMLFAFILVKYWGKQRNNFY from the coding sequence ATGCTTACGCCGGTTGTCAGGACGATCCTGCTACTCAACATTGGTCTATATCTTATAACAGCTTCCGGAATCGATCTAATCGGTAGATTTGGGTTGTATTCGTTTCTTTCACCGGCCTTTGCGCCCCATCAGTTACTGACCCACATGTTTTTGCATGCGGGTTTTGCGCATATTTTCAGCAACATGCTGGGCTTGTTTTTCTTTGGCCCAATGCTTGAACGGGTTTGGGGAAACAAGCGGTTTACGATTTTTTATTTAGTAACCGGTGTTGGAGCCGGATTATTATTCTCCGGTATAAACTATTTTGAAGCCAGCCAGTTACGAGATGCAGTGGTTGCCTTTCAAAGTAACCCATCTCCGGAATCACTGGAGTTTTTTCTGTCCGATCACGGGTTAGTATCGCAGTTTGATAACTTTTTGAAGGTATATGAAGAAAGCCCGTCGGATCCTGCGTATATACGGGGAGCCATCCAGCTGGTCAATGCCTATTACGAGCGGCAATTGGCCGTTCCCATGGTCGGAGCTTCAGGAGCAATCTTTGGAATTTTGATGGCATTTGGATTATTATTTCCAAATACCGAACTTTTCCTATTATTTCCGCCAATACCCATCAAGGCCAAGTACTTGGTGACGTTTTACGGCGCGTATGAATTATATTCCGGCATTCATCGGGCACAGTCCGACAATGTAGCGCATTTCGCCCATATTGGCGGTATGCTCTTTGCATTTATATTGGTAAAATATTGGGGGAAGCAACGAAATAATTTTTATTGA
- the mutL gene encoding DNA mismatch repair endonuclease MutL yields the protein MLNIIQLLPDSIANQIAAGEVVQRPASVVKELLENSVDAQAKTIQVIIREAGKTLIQIIDDGNGMSETDARMSFERHATSKIRSSDDLFRIRTMGFRGEALASIAAVAQVELRTRRSDASRTADELGTLIRIEGSEIKTQESVSCLPGTNILVKNLFFNVPARRNFLKTNSVEMRHILDEFQRIALAHPEVGFSLYHNDSEIYNLQAGKLSRRIVDLFGKQYREQLAYCEEETPYVNVRGYIGKPEFARKTRGEQFFFVNSRFVKHNYLHHAVVGAYEGMIQDGSHPFYVLFIDIDPSHIDINIHPTKTEIKFDDERSVYAIVMAAVRKAVGVYNLTPSLDFDSNVNFLPVTPPPRRASEGTVESVKSEAPGRSSLRPMSPAWSTEASEKKPAGGLDFPRKSAANWQALFEGVNPQETAPPEPADLFEKPAPVEQPAEPEQVTVESRVNKIKSPLVALEEIGSVFQIHNRYLLLAIAEGLLLVDQRKAYERVLFDQYQTALTKRNGVSQQLLFPKTVSVMPVDYNLALELREDLTSLGFQFDEIGQNAFLIRGVPALSVGENEEELFANLLAQLREDTGRLRLERAEILARSLARRSASRHQKQLAETEQRALVEQLMASSNPSYTPSGEPITTVLTLDKLAGLFRS from the coding sequence ATGTTGAATATTATTCAACTGTTACCGGATTCGATTGCCAACCAGATTGCGGCAGGGGAGGTGGTGCAACGGCCGGCATCGGTGGTCAAAGAATTGCTGGAAAACTCAGTTGATGCTCAAGCAAAAACTATTCAGGTCATTATTCGGGAAGCGGGTAAAACGCTGATCCAGATTATTGACGATGGCAATGGTATGTCCGAAACGGATGCCCGAATGAGTTTTGAACGGCACGCGACCTCCAAAATCCGTTCGTCGGATGATCTGTTCCGCATTCGAACGATGGGATTCCGGGGGGAAGCCCTGGCATCAATTGCGGCCGTGGCTCAGGTTGAACTTCGCACGCGCCGGTCCGACGCATCACGCACGGCCGACGAACTAGGCACGTTAATTCGCATCGAAGGCTCGGAAATCAAAACTCAGGAATCCGTTTCGTGCTTGCCAGGAACGAATATACTGGTAAAAAATTTGTTTTTCAACGTACCGGCCCGGCGTAATTTTTTGAAAACGAATTCGGTCGAAATGCGGCATATTCTGGACGAATTCCAGCGTATTGCCCTGGCGCATCCGGAAGTAGGCTTCTCGCTGTACCATAACGATTCGGAAATCTACAACCTGCAGGCTGGGAAGCTGAGTCGGCGAATTGTGGATCTATTCGGAAAACAATACCGTGAGCAACTGGCGTACTGTGAGGAGGAAACCCCCTATGTAAACGTGCGGGGCTACATCGGCAAGCCCGAATTCGCCCGTAAGACGCGGGGCGAACAGTTTTTCTTTGTCAACTCCCGGTTTGTTAAGCACAACTACCTGCACCACGCCGTGGTCGGAGCTTACGAAGGAATGATTCAGGATGGCAGCCACCCCTTTTACGTGCTGTTCATCGACATTGACCCGTCACACATTGATATCAATATTCACCCTACCAAAACAGAAATCAAGTTTGACGACGAGCGTTCGGTGTATGCCATCGTAATGGCCGCCGTCCGGAAAGCCGTCGGAGTTTATAATCTGACCCCTTCGCTCGACTTTGATTCGAACGTTAATTTTCTGCCGGTGACCCCGCCCCCCCGTCGTGCGTCAGAAGGAACTGTGGAAAGCGTAAAGTCGGAAGCTCCAGGCCGTTCGTCGCTACGGCCCATGAGCCCGGCCTGGTCAACGGAAGCATCGGAGAAGAAGCCAGCCGGTGGTTTGGATTTCCCCCGGAAGTCGGCCGCCAACTGGCAGGCCTTGTTTGAAGGCGTAAATCCGCAGGAAACAGCCCCCCCCGAACCGGCCGATTTATTCGAAAAACCGGCACCTGTGGAGCAACCAGCCGAGCCAGAGCAGGTAACGGTGGAAAGTCGGGTAAACAAAATAAAATCTCCGCTAGTTGCTCTGGAAGAGATTGGGTCCGTTTTTCAGATACACAACCGTTATTTACTGCTAGCTATTGCTGAAGGCCTTCTGTTGGTCGATCAGCGCAAAGCCTACGAGCGGGTTCTGTTTGATCAGTATCAGACTGCTTTGACCAAGCGCAACGGTGTTTCGCAGCAATTGTTGTTTCCGAAAACCGTGTCGGTAATGCCTGTTGATTATAATTTAGCGCTCGAACTCCGCGAAGACTTAACGAGCCTGGGCTTTCAGTTTGACGAAATTGGGCAGAATGCGTTCCTGATCCGGGGTGTACCGGCGCTCTCGGTTGGGGAGAACGAAGAAGAGCTTTTTGCGAATCTGCTGGCGCAGCTCCGCGAAGATACCGGAAGGCTCCGGCTGGAGCGTGCCGAAATACTGGCCCGTTCATTAGCCCGGCGATCGGCATCACGGCACCAGAAGCAACTGGCCGAGACGGAGCAGCGGGCGCTGGTCGAACAGTTGATGGCATCATCAAATCCATCTTATACGCCCAGCGGTGAACCGATCACGACAGTCTTGACGTTGGATAAATTAGCGGGATTATTTCGGTCCTAA
- a CDS encoding RluA family pseudouridine synthase yields the protein MKQKYVVVYEDNHLIVVNKEPGVLVQGDKTGDVPLLELVKNYIKKKYDKPGDVFLGTVHRLDRPVSGLVVFARTSKALERMNEVFRKRQVQKTYWAVVGRKPREEKGRLTHFLLKDEATNTVKAYDYEVPGSQKAELTYRLLGKVNDHYLLEVNPITGRPHQIRVQLASMGCPIRGDIKYGFPRPNQDSSINLHARRLYFIHPVKKEPVICKAGVPNNSFWEEFLTLDPEDYKDKNLDFIY from the coding sequence ATGAAACAGAAATATGTTGTTGTTTACGAAGATAACCACCTGATTGTTGTCAACAAGGAACCGGGTGTGCTGGTGCAGGGCGATAAAACCGGGGACGTCCCCCTGTTGGAGCTGGTTAAGAATTACATCAAGAAGAAATACGATAAACCCGGAGACGTGTTTCTGGGCACGGTGCATCGGCTGGACCGGCCCGTCAGCGGGTTAGTGGTATTTGCCCGAACCTCAAAGGCGCTGGAGCGGATGAACGAAGTTTTCCGGAAGCGGCAGGTTCAGAAAACGTACTGGGCTGTGGTTGGGCGTAAACCGCGGGAGGAAAAAGGACGATTGACGCATTTCCTGCTCAAGGATGAAGCAACGAATACCGTGAAAGCGTACGATTACGAGGTTCCCGGATCGCAGAAAGCGGAGTTGACGTACCGGCTGCTGGGGAAGGTGAACGATCATTATCTGCTGGAAGTAAATCCGATTACGGGCCGTCCCCATCAAATCCGGGTGCAACTGGCGAGCATGGGATGCCCAATCCGAGGGGATATCAAATACGGTTTTCCGCGGCCTAATCAGGACAGTAGCATCAATTTGCACGCCCGGCGACTCTATTTTATTCATCCCGTTAAAAAAGAGCCCGTAATCTGTAAGGCCGGCGTACCCAACAATTCGTTCTGGGAGGAATTCCTGACGCTTGACCCGGAAGATTACAAAGACAAAAATCTAGATTTCATTTACTGA
- the panB gene encoding 3-methyl-2-oxobutanoate hydroxymethyltransferase: MSVHNPDIKRITTRVIQELKTKGEKISALTAYDYSMARLVDAAGVELILVGDSASNVMAGHETTLPITLDQMIYHAASVVRAVRRALVVVDLPFGSYQGNSSEALRSAIRIMKESGAHAVKMEGGLEVKESIIRVLSAGVPVMGHLGLTPQSIYKFGGYAVRAKEETEAQKLLEDAKMLEEIGCFSVVLEKIPAALTKQVSESLTIPTVGIGAGPDADGQILVLHDLLGINKEFKPRFLRRYADLHGVITGAIGQYVDDVKEREFPSKEEAY; encoded by the coding sequence ATGTCTGTTCACAACCCCGATATTAAACGGATCACTACCCGCGTTATTCAGGAACTGAAAACCAAGGGCGAGAAAATTTCGGCACTAACCGCCTACGATTATTCGATGGCCCGTCTGGTTGATGCCGCCGGTGTGGAATTAATTCTGGTGGGCGACTCGGCCTCCAACGTGATGGCGGGTCACGAGACAACCCTGCCCATTACGCTCGATCAGATGATTTACCACGCAGCCTCGGTTGTTCGGGCCGTAAGAAGGGCGCTGGTGGTCGTCGACCTGCCTTTTGGTTCCTACCAGGGAAATTCTTCGGAAGCCCTGCGGTCGGCCATTCGGATCATGAAAGAATCGGGCGCACACGCTGTGAAGATGGAAGGCGGATTGGAAGTGAAAGAATCAATCATTCGCGTGTTAAGCGCGGGCGTTCCCGTGATGGGCCACCTCGGTTTAACGCCCCAATCGATTTACAAATTCGGTGGGTACGCCGTTCGGGCAAAGGAGGAAACCGAGGCACAGAAGCTACTGGAAGACGCCAAAATGCTCGAAGAGATCGGCTGTTTTTCGGTGGTTTTGGAAAAAATCCCGGCTGCATTGACCAAACAGGTATCCGAAAGTCTGACCATTCCCACTGTCGGGATTGGGGCGGGTCCGGATGCTGATGGACAGATTCTGGTGCTGCATGACCTGCTGGGCATTAACAAAGAATTTAAACCGCGCTTCCTGCGCCGTTATGCCGATCTGCACGGCGTTATTACCGGAGCCATCGGTCAGTATGTTGATGATGTGAAGGAGCGCGAATTTCCGAGCAAAGAGGAAGCTTACTAG
- a CDS encoding murein hydrolase activator EnvC family protein, which translates to MKYRVVWAIGWKVFILAFGLCWLTVGRVMAQQRNRQQLEKEKKQNVEKVSQIRAILRKTSSQKQATLGQLKALNQEIAAQSKQINLLTEDVKLMNSEIQELRRSSNRLQKDLEKLKKEYGDMLYAADKRRQQVNPLGFLFSAESFNQLVARYKYLQQYSEARKGQVRQMEKVRQEMLAKQQDVERKKKQQQGTLVVQVNESKRLEGLKDEKNRVAEELSEKEQDLRTELAESRKAVNRLEAAITEMIRREIRERQERERLARLARLKAERERIAREKAAAAAAAKAASTNEPEAGKTETAEAKPAEAAPEAVERAARKPDERRNNLLNEEEAALASSFAASRNRLPWPVTRGFISDHYGVRPHPVLKGVMQDNPGIDIQTNPGEVVRAVYDGVVQYTTYVTGMYNIVAIQHGDYYTVYAKLKSVSVQVGQRVKAREVIGVVATDKDGVAEVQFQVWKSTSRMNPESWLIDR; encoded by the coding sequence ATGAAGTACAGAGTGGTTTGGGCTATAGGTTGGAAAGTGTTTATTCTCGCGTTTGGCCTGTGCTGGCTGACCGTTGGGCGTGTAATGGCCCAGCAGCGCAACCGGCAGCAGTTGGAAAAGGAGAAAAAGCAGAACGTGGAGAAAGTGTCGCAGATTCGCGCGATCCTGCGCAAAACTTCCTCGCAGAAGCAGGCCACGCTGGGTCAGTTAAAAGCCCTGAACCAGGAAATTGCCGCCCAATCCAAGCAAATCAATCTGTTGACGGAAGACGTCAAGTTAATGAACTCCGAAATTCAGGAGCTACGCCGAAGTTCTAACCGGTTGCAGAAAGACCTGGAAAAACTCAAGAAAGAATACGGAGACATGCTTTATGCGGCCGACAAACGACGGCAGCAGGTCAACCCGCTGGGCTTCTTATTCTCCGCTGAAAGCTTTAATCAGCTCGTAGCACGGTATAAGTACCTCCAGCAGTACTCCGAAGCGCGGAAGGGGCAGGTGCGGCAGATGGAGAAGGTACGGCAGGAAATGTTGGCGAAGCAGCAGGATGTGGAGCGCAAAAAGAAACAGCAGCAGGGAACCCTGGTGGTACAGGTAAATGAATCGAAGCGGCTGGAAGGACTAAAAGATGAGAAAAACCGCGTCGCCGAAGAGCTGAGCGAAAAAGAGCAGGATCTGCGCACCGAACTGGCCGAAAGCCGTAAGGCCGTCAACCGACTGGAGGCAGCGATTACGGAAATGATTCGCCGGGAAATTCGGGAGCGGCAGGAACGCGAGCGACTGGCCCGGCTTGCCCGATTAAAAGCCGAGCGTGAACGTATTGCCCGTGAAAAAGCCGCAGCAGCTGCGGCCGCCAAAGCCGCCAGCACCAACGAACCGGAAGCGGGTAAAACCGAAACTGCCGAAGCCAAACCTGCGGAAGCCGCACCGGAAGCGGTTGAACGGGCCGCCCGCAAACCCGATGAGCGCCGGAATAACTTGCTGAACGAAGAAGAAGCGGCCCTGGCTTCTTCGTTTGCCGCATCCCGTAACCGATTGCCCTGGCCGGTAACCCGCGGTTTTATTTCGGACCACTACGGGGTCAGGCCCCACCCGGTCCTGAAAGGGGTAATGCAGGATAACCCGGGAATTGATATCCAAACCAATCCCGGCGAAGTGGTTCGGGCGGTTTACGACGGCGTGGTTCAGTATACCACGTACGTGACCGGGATGTATAACATTGTCGCCATTCAGCACGGTGACTACTATACGGTTTACGCCAAGCTAAAAAGCGTATCGGTGCAGGTGGGTCAGCGCGTTAAAGCCCGCGAAGTCATTGGGGTGGTTGCTACGGACAAAGACGGTGTGGCGGAGGTTCAGTTTCAGGTTTGGAAGAGCACCAGTCGAATGAACCCCGAATCCTGGTTGATCGATCGTTGA
- a CDS encoding DUF4292 domain-containing protein, which yields MSKYLVGFLCAVMLITSGGCRRQKLFRNAPPSPSADTVSVAPKSRVDSTATASPLPSIDPNSTVEQVDFHYLTAKSKVSFKSKEQDINNANVSLRIAKDSLIWLSVSGVGVEVARALITQDSVVIMDRIHREYSVFDYPSLSQRFNFNLDFGLIQSLLIGNLPLPKEPAQRVKNEKDFLLLRQLEGKVLIDNYIGEENRKLKKLLVVEQPTKNSLTLDYEDFTALNNFLFPYTSLVTVDYKSKSDGQPYQTVLRIRHNKVELTDKNPGFPFTVPSKFQRRP from the coding sequence ATGAGTAAATACCTTGTTGGATTTTTGTGCGCTGTGATGCTGATAACATCAGGCGGGTGTCGTCGTCAGAAATTATTCCGCAACGCACCCCCTTCCCCTTCAGCGGATACCGTTTCGGTAGCGCCCAAAAGCCGGGTTGACAGCACTGCGACCGCATCACCGCTTCCTTCCATTGATCCCAATTCCACTGTCGAGCAGGTTGATTTCCACTATTTAACAGCTAAATCAAAGGTTTCCTTTAAAAGTAAGGAGCAGGATATCAACAACGCTAATGTTAGTTTGCGAATTGCCAAAGACAGCCTGATCTGGTTGTCCGTATCGGGCGTCGGTGTTGAAGTGGCCCGGGCGCTGATTACCCAAGACTCAGTTGTTATTATGGATCGCATTCACCGGGAATATTCCGTTTTCGATTACCCGTCGTTGAGCCAGCGTTTTAACTTTAATCTCGATTTTGGGCTTATTCAATCCCTTTTGATCGGGAATTTGCCGCTGCCCAAAGAACCCGCCCAACGGGTAAAAAACGAGAAAGATTTTTTGCTGCTGCGGCAACTTGAAGGCAAGGTGCTGATCGATAATTACATCGGTGAAGAAAACCGGAAGTTGAAAAAACTCCTGGTGGTTGAGCAGCCCACCAAGAACTCGCTGACGCTGGATTACGAAGACTTTACGGCGTTGAACAATTTTCTGTTTCCGTATACCAGTCTGGTTACCGTTGACTACAAATCCAAGAGCGACGGACAACCTTATCAGACCGTGCTGCGGATACGGCATAATAAAGTAGAGCTTACCGACAAAAATCCGGGTTTTCCGTTCACGGTTCCGTCGAAATTTCAACGGAGACCGTAA